In the genome of Desulfofarcimen acetoxidans DSM 771, one region contains:
- a CDS encoding NAD(P)/FAD-dependent oxidoreductase: MKYVILGASAAGINAAKTIRELDPNGEITIVSKDKAIYSRCMLHHVISQGRQPREINFAEENFFEKYNINWLAGQEVLGLNTEEKTVLLTGDLKISYDRLLIATGSSSFIPPIKNLAAAKQIFGLRNIEDAVAVNLAAENTGAAVVIGAGLIGMDAAYALADRGLEVTVIETAEHILPLQLDKTAAQKYEKLFRQNAVNFFFKETTVEIKLDQDNNVRGVVLQSGAFVHCGLVIVAAGVRSNIEFLKNTNVKIGRGIQVNSYQETSVPNIYAAGDVCESTETFTGQVSLTPIWPSAILQGRTAGSNMAAIPRQLEINFAFKNSMTFYGLHTISFGLTGQADSDSKELIYQDAGNYKKIIFKDGVIKGAILQGDISNSGLIGKLVQDKTKISHPEQIFNMTYANFFAQKENGEFCFACNDNCH, translated from the coding sequence ATGAAATATGTAATACTGGGTGCCAGCGCTGCCGGTATTAATGCAGCCAAAACCATACGCGAGTTAGACCCTAATGGTGAGATAACAATTGTCTCCAAAGATAAGGCAATATATTCACGCTGCATGCTGCATCATGTTATAAGCCAAGGCAGGCAGCCTCGTGAAATAAATTTCGCCGAAGAAAATTTCTTCGAAAAATATAACATCAATTGGCTGGCGGGTCAGGAAGTGCTTGGTTTGAACACAGAAGAAAAAACTGTTCTCCTCACAGGTGATTTAAAGATTAGCTATGATCGCCTGCTTATAGCTACAGGCTCCTCATCCTTTATACCGCCTATAAAAAACCTGGCTGCCGCTAAGCAAATATTCGGTCTTCGTAACATTGAGGATGCCGTTGCCGTTAATCTGGCTGCTGAAAATACCGGTGCAGCGGTTGTTATAGGAGCCGGCCTGATCGGTATGGATGCTGCCTATGCCCTCGCCGATCGAGGACTTGAAGTCACTGTAATAGAAACAGCTGAACATATTCTGCCCTTACAACTGGATAAAACTGCAGCACAAAAATATGAAAAACTTTTTCGACAAAACGCGGTTAACTTCTTTTTTAAGGAGACAACCGTTGAAATTAAACTCGACCAGGACAATAATGTGCGGGGCGTGGTCTTACAAAGCGGTGCCTTTGTTCACTGCGGGCTGGTCATTGTGGCAGCAGGGGTAAGATCAAATATAGAATTTCTCAAAAATACCAATGTAAAGATTGGCCGTGGCATACAGGTAAATTCATACCAAGAAACTTCCGTACCTAATATCTATGCTGCAGGTGATGTTTGTGAATCAACGGAAACCTTTACAGGCCAGGTTTCCCTGACACCTATCTGGCCTTCCGCCATACTGCAAGGGCGTACAGCAGGTTCCAATATGGCTGCAATTCCCCGGCAATTGGAGATAAACTTTGCTTTTAAAAACTCTATGACATTTTATGGACTGCACACAATCTCTTTCGGCTTAACCGGGCAGGCAGACAGCGATTCTAAGGAATTAATATACCAGGATGCCGGCAATTATAAAAAGATTATTTTTAAAGACGGGGTTATTAAAGGAGCTATTTTACAAGGCGATATTTCAAATTCAGGACTGATCGGTAAGCTTGTGCAGGATAAAACTAAAATATCTCACCCTGAACAAATATTTAATATGACTTATGCCAATTTCTTCGCTCAAAAAGAAAACGGAGAGTTTTGCTTTGCTTGTAATGACAACTGCCATTAG
- a CDS encoding RrF2 family transcriptional regulator, with the protein MKINQATDYAFRAVFYLSLLPRGQVVEAKLIAEDENIPTRFLLKIFPQLIKAGIVESQRGNRGGYSLAKKPAEITLKDVLEAVEGPVMVNRCLLSPEGCNKNHTAICPIHQALLNIQQTMNTELEKYDFETLKNNYKQHLSKL; encoded by the coding sequence ATGAAAATTAATCAGGCAACCGACTATGCATTTAGAGCAGTTTTTTATTTATCTCTTCTCCCCCGCGGCCAAGTAGTGGAAGCAAAACTCATAGCAGAAGACGAGAATATCCCCACTCGTTTTTTACTAAAAATATTTCCTCAACTGATCAAAGCGGGAATCGTCGAATCCCAGCGTGGAAACAGGGGAGGTTACTCTCTGGCTAAAAAACCTGCGGAGATCACACTAAAAGATGTGCTGGAAGCGGTAGAAGGTCCGGTTATGGTTAACAGATGCCTGCTTTCACCGGAAGGATGCAATAAAAATCATACTGCTATATGCCCAATACACCAGGCTTTACTTAATATACAGCAAACAATGAATACTGAATTAGAGAAGTATGATTTTGAGACACTGAAAAACAACTACAAGCAGCACTTATCTAAACTTTAA
- the eam gene encoding glutamate 2,3-aminomutase, producing the protein MNDQEHVNSMKRAKELKSKINDYLNARDNIQTGLERIEENSQTKSKIITTLKATDKDWSNWKWQIKNRFSNVEQLQKILNTCPQLEDIKKVERVYRWAVSPYYLSLSAVDNVNCPIRKQFIPSILELQDELGLSDPVDEKNTSPTKAVVRRYPDRLIIKVTNQCASFCRHCQRKRTIGKQDLHTSSGNIEKAVDYIKKNPEIRDVLITGGDALLLSDKKLDWLLTELDNINHVEIKRIGTRVPVTLPMRITEKLCGILGNHPPLYINTQFNHPLEVTPEAATACNKLIQAGVVLSNQSVLLKEINDNPHIIKKLNQELLKIRVRPYYLFHAMPVKGTRHFSTKLSVGLEIMEKLRGYTSGLAIPSYIVNVNGGLGKVPIQPQYLFFNEHNEITLRTWENKLVAFIEKS; encoded by the coding sequence ATGAACGATCAAGAACATGTTAATTCTATGAAAAGGGCCAAGGAACTAAAAAGTAAAATAAATGATTATTTAAATGCTCGGGATAATATTCAAACAGGGCTTGAACGGATTGAGGAAAACTCTCAAACCAAAAGTAAAATAATAACGACTCTCAAGGCCACTGATAAGGACTGGTCAAATTGGAAGTGGCAAATTAAAAACAGGTTCAGTAATGTTGAACAACTGCAAAAAATCTTAAATACCTGCCCTCAACTGGAAGATATAAAAAAAGTTGAACGAGTATATCGCTGGGCAGTTTCACCTTACTATTTGAGTCTGTCCGCTGTAGACAACGTCAACTGCCCTATTAGAAAACAGTTTATCCCCAGCATATTGGAACTGCAGGATGAACTGGGCTTGAGCGATCCGGTTGATGAAAAGAATACCTCTCCTACGAAAGCAGTGGTAAGGCGCTACCCGGACAGGTTAATTATCAAAGTTACCAACCAGTGCGCCTCCTTTTGCCGGCACTGTCAGCGCAAAAGGACAATTGGCAAACAGGATTTGCATACAAGCAGCGGGAACATTGAAAAAGCGGTAGACTACATTAAAAAAAATCCTGAAATCAGGGATGTTTTGATTACCGGAGGTGACGCTCTTTTATTGAGCGACAAAAAACTGGATTGGCTGCTTACAGAATTAGATAACATTAATCACGTAGAAATCAAGAGAATCGGCACACGTGTCCCGGTGACCCTGCCTATGAGAATTACAGAAAAATTATGCGGCATACTCGGCAATCATCCCCCCCTCTATATCAATACACAGTTTAACCACCCGCTGGAAGTTACGCCTGAGGCAGCAACCGCTTGCAATAAGTTGATTCAAGCAGGTGTGGTTCTGAGCAACCAGAGTGTTTTATTAAAAGAAATCAACGATAATCCCCATATAATAAAAAAATTAAACCAGGAATTGCTTAAAATCAGGGTAAGACCATATTATTTATTTCACGCCATGCCTGTCAAAGGAACACGGCACTTTTCCACAAAACTATCAGTAGGCTTGGAAATAATGGAGAAACTAAGAGGTTATACCTCAGGACTGGCTATTCCAAGCTATATAGTAAATGTCAACGGCGGATTGGGTAAAGTCCCTATTCAACCTCAATACCTGTTTTTCAACGAACATAATGAGATTACACTGCGCACCTGGGAAAATAAACTGGTTGCCTTTATTGAAAAAAGCTAG
- a CDS encoding 4Fe-4S dicluster domain-containing protein — MAVKQGRRILINKDLCQGCKNCQLACMAEHTGNKSVLLLDLENRANQARNFIEPGNDGKPVPILCRHCDDPACVTACMSGAMTKNPYTGEVSCDINKCAGCWMCVMSCPFGIIQPDRVNGTRAVKCDFCAGRHIPRCVEACPTGAITMEQR; from the coding sequence ATGGCAGTGAAACAGGGACGGCGCATATTAATAAATAAAGATCTATGCCAGGGATGCAAAAACTGCCAACTCGCCTGTATGGCCGAACACACTGGAAATAAGTCTGTATTATTGCTGGACTTAGAGAACAGAGCTAACCAGGCCCGCAATTTCATAGAACCAGGAAACGATGGAAAACCGGTACCAATATTATGCCGGCACTGCGATGATCCGGCCTGTGTAACCGCCTGCATGTCAGGAGCTATGACGAAAAATCCATATACAGGAGAAGTATCCTGTGATATTAATAAATGCGCAGGCTGCTGGATGTGTGTTATGTCCTGCCCCTTCGGAATTATTCAACCGGACAGGGTAAACGGTACACGTGCCGTAAAATGTGATTTCTGCGCCGGCAGGCATATCCCCCGCTGCGTGGAAGCCTGTCCCACAGGTGCTATAACAATGGAGCAGAGGTGA
- a CDS encoding AbrB/MazE/SpoVT family DNA-binding domain-containing protein — MKSTGIVRKVDELGRVVLPVELRRSMGIAEKDPIEILVDGELIVLRKYVPCCVFCGSSDGTQTFNKKIVCQQCATEIFENTKAM, encoded by the coding sequence GTGAAATCAACAGGTATTGTAAGAAAGGTTGACGAACTGGGTCGTGTTGTTTTACCCGTCGAGTTGAGAAGGAGTATGGGTATAGCTGAAAAAGACCCCATAGAAATTTTAGTTGACGGTGAACTGATTGTATTAAGAAAATACGTTCCCTGCTGTGTCTTTTGCGGCAGCAGTGATGGCACTCAGACCTTTAACAAAAAAATAGTTTGTCAGCAATGCGCAACAGAAATATTTGAAAATACTAAAGCGATGTAA
- a CDS encoding ATP-binding protein codes for MQDKILINEAISAAKCLFIYSNISEQPVICAFRELLESLAGRPVSVPKVLQKYYKVFGLLAGSQEKMNTGDVMGDAWQDYLLEAVLADENVFSRKAEAAGIGGMGESLKKAVMADLNNLQLLWKLDSGIINRAVSDILGIADGKTREDIDRNINLDCSDTEVSAVRALPAWDCFESLSNKKEIAFLSSLDINVPKLRNNIKKSLSSSADWSEQLEQLANYYAAAGSGILSKYMAFRWVKKGQEGYLTGVEEPDQISFQELVGNHEELREVIKNTEMFLLGYPANNVLLYGDRGTGKSSTVKALLNKYFTRGLKLIEVPRNALTDFPEIIALLRRRAGRFILFVDDLSFEDHEVEYKDMKAVLEGGIEVKPDNVLLYATSNRRHLVREYFADRKLASDEVRMSDSVQEKLSLADRFGITVVFTTPDQKRYLEIAEGLALQKGLEIEREDLRRRALQWEMWHNGRSGRTARQFIDHLAGELAIENKL; via the coding sequence ATGCAAGATAAAATCCTTATCAATGAAGCTATTAGTGCTGCAAAATGCCTGTTTATATATAGCAACATATCGGAGCAGCCGGTTATCTGCGCCTTTCGGGAGCTATTGGAAAGTCTTGCCGGCAGGCCTGTTTCAGTCCCAAAAGTTTTGCAGAAATATTATAAGGTCTTTGGCTTGTTAGCCGGTTCACAGGAAAAAATGAATACCGGTGATGTAATGGGAGATGCCTGGCAGGATTACTTACTGGAGGCTGTATTGGCGGATGAAAATGTTTTTAGTAGGAAAGCTGAAGCAGCGGGCATCGGTGGTATGGGTGAGTCTCTGAAAAAGGCTGTAATGGCGGATTTAAACAATCTGCAGCTGCTTTGGAAATTAGATTCAGGGATAATCAACAGAGCTGTTTCAGATATTCTGGGGATTGCAGACGGTAAAACCAGGGAAGATATTGATCGGAATATAAATTTGGATTGCTCAGACACCGAGGTATCTGCCGTGAGGGCTTTACCTGCTTGGGATTGTTTTGAATCTTTAAGTAACAAAAAAGAAATTGCTTTTTTATCTTCTCTTGACATTAATGTACCGAAGCTCAGAAATAATATAAAGAAGAGCCTTTCCTCATCTGCCGACTGGTCAGAGCAGTTAGAGCAGTTGGCTAATTATTATGCTGCCGCAGGAAGCGGTATTCTGAGTAAGTATATGGCTTTTCGCTGGGTTAAGAAGGGGCAGGAAGGCTATTTAACCGGTGTTGAAGAACCCGATCAGATAAGTTTTCAGGAATTGGTGGGCAATCACGAGGAACTGAGGGAGGTTATTAAAAACACTGAAATGTTTTTGCTCGGTTACCCGGCTAATAATGTTTTATTATATGGAGATCGCGGTACCGGTAAATCTTCTACTGTAAAGGCACTTTTGAATAAGTATTTTACACGTGGTTTGAAGTTGATTGAGGTGCCGAGAAATGCTCTGACTGATTTTCCTGAGATAATTGCACTTTTGCGCCGGCGGGCCGGGAGATTTATTTTGTTTGTTGATGATCTTTCTTTTGAGGATCATGAAGTGGAATATAAGGATATGAAGGCTGTATTAGAGGGTGGTATCGAGGTTAAGCCGGATAATGTACTTCTTTATGCCACTTCCAATCGCCGCCATTTAGTGCGGGAGTATTTCGCTGATCGCAAGCTTGCTTCAGATGAGGTTCGTATGTCAGACAGTGTGCAAGAGAAGCTTTCTCTGGCTGATCGGTTTGGTATCACGGTGGTATTCACAACACCGGATCAGAAAAGATATCTGGAAATTGCTGAGGGATTGGCGCTGCAGAAGGGACTGGAGATAGAGAGAGAGGATTTGCGCAGGCGAGCTCTGCAGTGGGAAATGTGGCATAACGGTCGTTCAGGTAGAACCGCGCGCCAGTTTATTGATCATTTGGCGGGGGAGTTAGCAATAGAAAATAAACTGTAG
- the cooS gene encoding anaerobic carbon-monoxide dehydrogenase catalytic subunit: MKMCPSADSVLSAFMSAKSDVETSFNRVPEQSLKCGFGMQGVCCRLCSNGPCRITPTSPKGVCGADADTIVARNFLRAVAAGAACYLHIVENTANNLRETGLGNTLVTLKGLDILQETAELIGIEESNPNLQAVKIADKVLEDLYRPRNQTMTLTEKMAYGPRYQRWQQLNILPGGAKSEVFDALVKTSTNLSSDPVDMLLHALRLGIATGLYGLTLTNHLNDIMLGEPQITPARVGFSVINDAYINIMVTGHQHSIISVLQEKLVSPEAKKMALEAGAKGFKLVGCTCVGQDLQLRGVHCKEVFAGHAGNNFTSEALISTGAIDLVLSEFNCTLPGIEPICDSFLVKQICLDDVCKKANAEYIPFDIKNAAATSNQIMLAAVSSYKERRGKVQIDIPEHGYNDVITGISEKSLKKFLGGTFQPLIDLIAAGTIQGVAAVVGCSNLTAKGHDVFSVELTKELIKRDIIVLSAGCTSGGLENCGLMSPSAAELAGENLKAVCKQLGIPPVLNFGPCLSIGRLEIVATELARALNIDIPQLPLVLSAPQWLEEQALADGAFGLALGLPLHLAIPPFVTGSKLVSKVLTEDLKELTGGKVILEGEIIPAADQLETIIKQKRKALGL; the protein is encoded by the coding sequence ATGAAAATGTGTCCTTCAGCAGATAGTGTTTTGAGCGCTTTTATGTCCGCCAAATCAGATGTGGAAACATCCTTTAACCGTGTGCCGGAGCAGTCTTTAAAATGCGGTTTCGGTATGCAAGGCGTTTGCTGCCGTCTTTGTTCCAACGGTCCCTGCCGGATTACCCCGACTTCCCCGAAAGGAGTTTGCGGTGCCGACGCTGATACCATAGTTGCCAGGAACTTTTTACGTGCAGTAGCCGCAGGTGCGGCCTGCTATCTTCATATAGTCGAAAATACGGCCAATAACTTGCGTGAGACCGGTTTGGGCAACACCCTGGTGACCCTTAAGGGGCTTGATATTCTGCAAGAAACAGCAGAACTAATAGGTATTGAGGAAAGTAATCCCAACCTGCAAGCTGTAAAAATAGCCGATAAAGTACTTGAGGATCTTTACCGCCCCCGCAACCAGACTATGACTCTAACAGAAAAAATGGCATATGGCCCCAGGTACCAACGCTGGCAGCAATTAAACATTTTGCCCGGCGGAGCCAAATCCGAAGTATTTGACGCACTGGTAAAAACCAGCACTAACCTTTCCAGCGATCCTGTGGATATGCTCCTGCACGCCTTAAGACTGGGTATCGCTACGGGGCTCTATGGTTTAACATTAACTAACCATTTAAATGATATCATGCTGGGAGAACCGCAAATAACTCCCGCCAGAGTAGGCTTTTCAGTTATTAACGATGCCTATATCAATATTATGGTTACGGGACACCAGCATTCTATTATATCTGTACTGCAAGAAAAACTGGTCAGTCCGGAAGCAAAAAAAATGGCCCTAGAGGCAGGTGCAAAAGGATTTAAACTTGTAGGCTGCACCTGTGTCGGCCAGGATCTCCAACTGCGCGGCGTACACTGCAAGGAAGTCTTTGCCGGTCATGCAGGAAACAATTTTACCAGCGAAGCTTTAATTTCCACCGGTGCAATTGATCTTGTGCTAAGTGAGTTTAACTGTACTCTGCCCGGTATTGAGCCTATCTGTGACAGCTTCCTGGTAAAACAAATCTGCCTGGACGATGTTTGCAAGAAAGCTAATGCTGAGTATATACCTTTCGATATTAAAAACGCTGCTGCAACAAGCAATCAAATTATGCTGGCGGCTGTTTCCAGCTATAAGGAGCGCCGGGGTAAAGTACAGATAGACATTCCTGAACATGGTTATAACGACGTTATCACCGGGATCAGTGAAAAATCACTGAAAAAATTCCTGGGCGGTACTTTTCAACCTCTCATCGATCTAATCGCTGCCGGCACCATACAGGGTGTTGCTGCAGTAGTTGGCTGCTCCAATCTTACAGCCAAAGGACACGATGTTTTCAGTGTTGAACTGACTAAAGAATTAATTAAAAGAGACATTATAGTGCTGTCAGCAGGCTGCACCAGCGGTGGTTTGGAAAATTGCGGGTTAATGTCTCCGTCAGCTGCTGAACTGGCGGGAGAAAACCTCAAAGCTGTATGTAAACAACTGGGCATTCCACCTGTATTAAACTTCGGTCCCTGCCTGTCCATAGGCAGATTGGAAATAGTAGCCACAGAACTGGCCAGAGCTTTGAATATTGATATACCACAACTGCCCCTGGTTCTCTCAGCCCCCCAGTGGTTGGAAGAACAGGCACTGGCTGACGGCGCCTTTGGCCTTGCACTTGGTTTGCCGCTGCACCTGGCTATACCTCCGTTCGTAACCGGCAGCAAGCTGGTGAGCAAGGTTTTAACAGAGGATCTGAAAGAACTGACCGGTGGCAAGGTAATTTTAGAAGGGGAAATTATCCCGGCGGCTGATCAACTGGAAACTATTATCAAACAAAAAAGAAAAGCTCTGGGCTTATAG
- a CDS encoding glycoside hydrolase family 15 protein has product MLVCFRKDGKLYKLFWPHIDYGENIGIFLSGIKIMHEPVNTLWLGENSTQKGQYYLDDTNIVVTHMTVNDYNLEVAQTDLVLPEQDVLVRNYVIRNNNERPLELSFLTYTLFEIEESSHYDTAYFDHDIPALVHFRRNAFFALAADKKLSGYQCGRINSPADPMINAVNGILSGYPNGIREAAGALSWRLGILAPGEERDITLYLAAAHTRDDAGKLLNAVRNRDYSYWFNATRDFWQSMLTSSKAIDITQDNIYLYNRSLLTVKLLCDKQTGGIIAAPEFDPHYSACGGYGYCWGRDGALIAAAMDEAGLHNIAHNYYMFAVRTQEPDGTWHQRHYMDGIWASSWGKQMDQGAAILWGYAHHYRLTRDNDFLEYIWTSTLLAAEYLADHLSEDNGLPEHTVDLWEEELSQNTYTAASVCAGLLSASELALLKNETVLAAKWRAASERVKLGITNYQWSPYLNRFYRSVNPEATFEQYQNALRQGLPAKSASDKLGLYPKYFAGCNEKVDASVLGLSFPYQILNPQDPRIAASAQAVEEHLTNRKIGGIHRYQWDNYAGGNPWIITTLWLAIYYCQAGNLSRASDLYNWCAAHTNPHGLLPEQVNRDNGHPAWVLPLTWSHAMFIFAHLALQGKLSICNQSE; this is encoded by the coding sequence ATGCTTGTCTGTTTCAGAAAAGACGGCAAATTGTACAAGTTATTCTGGCCTCACATTGACTACGGTGAAAATATTGGTATTTTCTTATCCGGCATCAAAATAATGCACGAACCGGTTAATACTCTCTGGCTGGGGGAAAACAGCACACAAAAAGGCCAGTATTACCTGGACGACACTAATATTGTTGTCACTCATATGACTGTAAATGATTATAATTTAGAGGTTGCTCAAACTGACCTGGTACTGCCGGAGCAGGATGTACTGGTACGCAATTATGTTATTCGCAATAACAATGAGCGCCCTCTGGAATTATCTTTTTTAACTTATACCCTTTTTGAAATAGAAGAGTCAAGCCATTATGACACAGCATATTTCGATCACGATATTCCGGCACTGGTACATTTTCGCAGGAATGCCTTTTTCGCCTTAGCAGCCGATAAGAAACTTTCCGGTTACCAGTGCGGGAGAATTAATTCCCCCGCGGATCCTATGATTAATGCTGTTAACGGTATTTTATCAGGTTATCCTAACGGTATCAGGGAAGCAGCAGGTGCACTGTCCTGGAGGCTGGGTATTCTGGCACCCGGAGAGGAAAGAGACATAACCTTATACCTTGCCGCAGCCCACACCAGGGATGACGCGGGAAAGCTGCTCAATGCCGTAAGGAACCGCGACTACTCCTACTGGTTTAATGCCACACGTGATTTCTGGCAGTCCATGTTGACTTCAAGTAAAGCTATTGATATTACTCAGGACAACATTTATCTTTACAATCGATCCCTTTTAACCGTTAAACTTTTATGCGATAAGCAAACAGGCGGTATTATTGCGGCACCTGAATTTGATCCGCATTACTCTGCCTGCGGGGGTTACGGTTATTGCTGGGGACGTGACGGTGCACTGATAGCTGCAGCCATGGATGAAGCAGGATTGCACAATATAGCACATAACTATTATATGTTTGCTGTAAGGACCCAGGAGCCTGACGGCACCTGGCATCAGAGACATTATATGGATGGTATTTGGGCTTCCAGCTGGGGTAAACAAATGGATCAGGGCGCGGCTATTCTCTGGGGTTACGCCCATCACTATCGTTTAACCCGGGATAATGATTTTTTGGAATACATCTGGACATCAACTCTTCTGGCAGCTGAGTACCTGGCTGATCACCTCTCGGAAGATAACGGACTGCCGGAACATACCGTTGATTTATGGGAAGAAGAATTAAGTCAGAATACCTATACCGCAGCCTCTGTCTGTGCAGGATTGTTGTCCGCTTCAGAGTTGGCGCTGCTAAAAAACGAAACAGTTCTGGCAGCCAAGTGGCGGGCAGCTTCTGAAAGGGTGAAACTGGGTATTACAAATTATCAATGGTCACCCTATCTTAACCGCTTTTACCGAAGTGTTAACCCGGAAGCTACATTTGAACAATATCAAAATGCCTTGCGGCAAGGATTGCCGGCAAAGTCTGCCTCGGACAAACTGGGTCTTTATCCTAAATACTTTGCCGGCTGCAATGAAAAGGTAGATGCCAGTGTGCTTGGCTTGAGTTTTCCCTATCAAATCTTAAATCCCCAGGATCCCAGAATAGCGGCTTCAGCACAAGCTGTTGAGGAGCACCTGACTAACCGCAAGATTGGAGGTATTCACCGCTACCAATGGGACAATTATGCGGGTGGCAATCCCTGGATAATAACAACTCTCTGGCTTGCTATTTATTACTGCCAGGCAGGCAATTTGAGCCGGGCCAGTGATTTGTATAACTGGTGCGCCGCTCATACCAATCCCCACGGGCTCCTGCCGGAGCAAGTGAACCGGGATAACGGCCATCCTGCCTGGGTATTGCCTTTAACCTGGTCTCATGCCATGTTTATCTTTGCCCACCTGGCTTTACAGGGAAAGCTCAGCATTTGCAATCAATCGGAATAA